One Oscillospiraceae bacterium genomic region harbors:
- a CDS encoding ABC transporter ATP-binding protein encodes MDIIIKNLSKSYGRVCALSDVNLSITPGIHGLLGPNGAGKTTLMRILATILAYDEGEIKWGDAFTWKHPMAIKGKVGYLPQQFGMYRYLRVEEALRNVALLKNIPKAQEKEHVERAMERTNLTEYAKRKVGQLSGGMLRRLGIAQAILGEPSLLIMDEPSVGLDPKERINFRKLIREYDNGERVILISSHIVTDVESLCEKVSIMNLGKVLVSGSMPEIQAKAGHHVKEEIMSEEAMKELENTHTVINFTPVDSGYRVRYLTDDDTQENAINSTLEDSYTYIIQRNQTL; translated from the coding sequence ATGGATATTATAATAAAAAATTTATCTAAGTCCTACGGAAGAGTGTGTGCGCTTTCCGACGTTAATCTGTCGATAACTCCCGGCATTCACGGGTTATTAGGCCCAAACGGAGCAGGCAAAACAACCTTGATGCGCATTCTGGCAACAATACTTGCTTATGACGAGGGAGAAATCAAATGGGGAGATGCTTTCACCTGGAAGCATCCAATGGCTATCAAGGGCAAGGTAGGATATCTGCCCCAGCAATTCGGTATGTATAGATATTTAAGAGTTGAGGAAGCCCTCCGGAACGTGGCATTGCTAAAAAATATACCGAAAGCACAGGAAAAAGAACACGTTGAACGGGCGATGGAACGAACCAATTTAACTGAATATGCCAAACGCAAGGTCGGTCAGCTTTCCGGGGGTATGCTGCGGCGTTTAGGCATAGCTCAGGCCATTCTCGGTGAACCATCTTTATTAATTATGGATGAACCGTCCGTGGGATTAGACCCGAAGGAGCGAATTAATTTCCGGAAATTAATCAGGGAATATGATAACGGCGAACGGGTAATACTCATTTCCAGCCATATTGTGACAGATGTTGAGAGCTTATGTGAAAAGGTATCCATTATGAACCTGGGCAAGGTGCTTGTAAGCGGCAGTATGCCGGAAATTCAGGCAAAAGCCGGTCATCACGTAAAAGAAGAAATTATGAGCGAAGAAGCAATGAAAGAGTTGGAGAATACGCATACGGTAATCAATTTCACCCCTGTTGATTCCGGATACCGCGTACGATATTTGACGGACGACGATACGCAGGAGAACGCAATAAACTCCACCCTTGAAGACAGCTATACATACATCATTCAAAGGAACCAAACGTTATGA
- a CDS encoding LPXTG cell wall anchor domain-containing protein: protein MPEINMIMEGTEIAEVLTLTQVTAPPPQTGDEGIMWILGIMIVCVIAFIIVSRFKKR from the coding sequence ATGCCGGAAATCAATATGATCATGGAAGGCACCGAAATTGCAGAAGTATTGACCCTTACCCAGGTGACTGCGCCTCCTCCGCAGACCGGAGACGAGGGAATCATGTGGATTCTCGGGATAATGATTGTCTGCGTGATCGCTTTTATTATTGTCAGCAGATTTAAAAAAAGATAA
- the fba gene encoding class II fructose-1,6-bisphosphate aldolase encodes MSLVNTKKMLNDAYRGGYAVGAFNINNMEIIQAITEAADELRSPVILQVSAGARKYAKAEYLMALASAVEKDTDITFALHLDHGADFEICKACIDNGFSSVMIDGSKFKFEENIALTKKVVEYAHSRNVTVEGELGKLAGIEDEVKVHADDAMYTDPSEVEEFVNKTGVDSLAIAIGTSHGAYKFKGEARLRFDILEEVSRRLPEFPIVLHGASSVSQEYVKIINSCGGKLGDAKGVPEDMLRKAASMAVCKINIDSDIRLAFTAGIRQVMLEQPDAFDPRTYLSVARANVKELVKHKITCVLGSENKLG; translated from the coding sequence ATGTCACTTGTAAACACAAAAAAAATGCTTAATGACGCATATCGCGGAGGATATGCAGTCGGCGCTTTCAACATCAACAACATGGAGATAATTCAGGCGATAACCGAGGCGGCGGACGAGCTTCGTTCTCCGGTTATTCTTCAGGTATCCGCCGGAGCCAGAAAATACGCCAAGGCCGAATACCTCATGGCGCTCGCATCCGCGGTAGAAAAGGATACAGACATCACCTTTGCGCTTCACCTTGATCACGGCGCGGATTTTGAGATCTGCAAAGCCTGCATCGACAACGGCTTTTCCTCTGTTATGATCGACGGATCGAAATTTAAATTTGAAGAAAACATTGCTCTTACAAAAAAAGTGGTCGAATACGCTCACTCGAGAAATGTCACTGTCGAGGGAGAGCTCGGCAAGCTTGCAGGAATCGAAGATGAAGTTAAGGTTCACGCGGACGACGCCATGTATACCGATCCCTCCGAGGTTGAGGAATTTGTAAACAAAACCGGCGTGGATTCGCTTGCCATTGCCATCGGCACGAGCCACGGCGCATACAAATTCAAAGGCGAAGCCCGTCTCAGATTTGACATCCTTGAAGAGGTTTCACGCCGTCTGCCCGAATTCCCGATAGTTCTTCACGGCGCCTCAAGCGTTTCGCAGGAATACGTCAAAATCATTAACTCATGCGGTGGAAAGCTCGGCGATGCCAAAGGCGTTCCCGAGGATATGCTCAGAAAGGCCGCCTCAATGGCTGTTTGCAAAATCAACATAGACAGTGATATACGTCTCGCGTTTACCGCCGGCATCCGTCAAGTCATGCTCGAACAGCCTGACGCGTTCGACCCGAGAACCTATCTCAGCGTTGCGCGCGCCAATGTAAAGGAACTTGTCAAGCACAAGATTACCTGCGTGCTCGGCAGCGAAAACAAGCTCGGATAA
- a CDS encoding phosphoglycerate kinase translates to MFNKKSIEDISVKDKRVLVRCDFNVPLENGVITDAKRIVEALPTIKYLSEHGAKVILCSHLGRPKGEFNPAFSLKPIADKLTQLLGREVVLAADVIGPDAKAKAAALKSGDIMLIENVRFHKEEEKNDPAFAKELASFADIYVNDAFGTAHRAHASTAGVADYLPAVCGYLIQKEIRIMGGALDNPEHPFVAILGGAKVSDKIGVINNLLEKVDTIIIGGAMAYTFVKAKGGKIGISLNEPDKFELALELLKKAETKGVKFLLPIDNKATTAFSNDTPSIICKVDNIPDNYEGLDIGPETIKLFSDAVKDAKTVIWNGPMGVCEFSNYEAGTRAIAEAVADSGAVSIIGGGDSAAAVEKLGFADRITHISTGGGASLEFLEGLELPGIACLQNK, encoded by the coding sequence ATGTTCAATAAAAAGTCAATCGAAGACATTTCCGTTAAAGACAAACGTGTGCTTGTCAGATGCGATTTTAATGTACCTCTTGAAAACGGCGTCATCACAGACGCAAAACGCATCGTCGAAGCGCTTCCCACGATAAAATATCTCAGCGAACACGGAGCAAAGGTTATTCTCTGCAGCCATCTTGGCAGACCCAAAGGAGAATTCAATCCCGCCTTTTCGCTTAAACCGATAGCGGATAAACTCACGCAGCTTCTTGGTAGGGAAGTGGTGCTCGCCGCCGATGTCATAGGTCCAGACGCGAAGGCAAAGGCCGCCGCGCTGAAATCCGGAGATATCATGCTGATAGAAAACGTCCGTTTCCATAAAGAAGAAGAAAAGAACGATCCCGCATTCGCAAAAGAGCTCGCTTCCTTCGCGGACATATACGTAAACGACGCTTTCGGCACAGCGCACCGCGCTCATGCATCTACAGCCGGCGTCGCCGATTATCTGCCCGCCGTCTGCGGATATCTTATTCAGAAAGAAATCAGGATTATGGGCGGCGCGCTCGATAATCCGGAGCATCCTTTCGTCGCCATTCTCGGAGGCGCAAAGGTTTCCGATAAGATAGGCGTCATCAACAATCTTCTCGAAAAAGTCGATACTATTATAATCGGCGGAGCCATGGCTTATACTTTCGTCAAAGCAAAGGGCGGAAAAATAGGCATTTCGCTCAATGAACCCGACAAATTCGAGCTCGCTCTTGAGTTGCTTAAAAAAGCCGAAACAAAGGGCGTTAAATTTCTTCTCCCTATCGACAATAAGGCTACTACCGCTTTTTCCAACGACACGCCTTCGATAATCTGCAAGGTTGACAATATCCCGGATAATTATGAAGGACTTGATATAGGACCCGAAACCATAAAGCTGTTCTCCGACGCAGTCAAAGACGCTAAAACCGTCATCTGGAACGGTCCGATGGGCGTATGCGAATTCTCCAACTATGAGGCCGGCACGCGTGCCATTGCCGAAGCGGTTGCGGATTCCGGAGCGGTCTCCATCATCGGCGGAGGAGATTCCGCGGCAGCGGTAGAAAAGCTCGGATTTGCCGACAGAATCACGCATATAAGCACAGGCGGCGGAGCCTCTCTCGAATTTCTTGAAGGTCTTGAGCTGCCCGGAATAGCCTGCCTACAAAACAAATAA
- the tpiA gene encoding triose-phosphate isomerase, whose amino-acid sequence MGKYIIAGNWKMNKTPSEARALAAEIAKRYPSASCEVVLCVPFVDLFAIREAVSGTSVRIGAQNVHWAKSGAFTGEISADMLVECGVEYVVIGHSERRQYFGETDKTVNDRLTAALAAGLKVILCVGETEAHRDAGETETVVKNQVVRDLEGVGADAMKSVVIAYEPVWAIGTGRTATDDQAEEVCALIRGIISGIYGKESAEELTIQYGGSMNAKNAKGLLSMPNIDGGLIGGASLKPDDFGVIIEAAK is encoded by the coding sequence ATGGGAAAATATATTATCGCCGGAAACTGGAAAATGAACAAAACTCCGTCAGAGGCGCGTGCTCTCGCGGCTGAAATAGCTAAAAGATATCCGTCCGCGTCATGCGAGGTGGTTTTATGCGTTCCGTTCGTCGACCTTTTTGCCATTCGCGAAGCGGTTTCCGGAACATCGGTGCGTATAGGCGCACAAAACGTACATTGGGCCAAATCCGGAGCGTTCACAGGTGAAATATCCGCCGATATGCTTGTGGAATGCGGCGTCGAATATGTGGTAATAGGACACAGCGAACGCAGGCAGTATTTCGGTGAAACAGATAAAACAGTAAACGACCGCCTTACCGCGGCGCTTGCGGCCGGACTTAAGGTTATTCTTTGTGTAGGAGAAACCGAGGCGCACCGTGACGCCGGCGAAACCGAAACCGTTGTCAAGAACCAGGTAGTACGCGATCTCGAAGGAGTGGGCGCGGATGCAATGAAATCCGTCGTCATCGCATATGAGCCGGTATGGGCCATCGGCACGGGTCGCACGGCGACCGACGATCAGGCCGAGGAAGTTTGCGCGCTTATCAGAGGAATCATTTCCGGAATTTACGGAAAAGAAAGCGCAGAAGAGCTTACCATTCAATACGGCGGCTCCATGAACGCGAAAAACGCGAAGGGTTTGCTGTCCATGCCAAATATTGACGGCGGACTTATCGGCGGCGCGTCATTGAAGCCGGATGATTTCGGCGTTATAATCGAAGCGGCAAAATAA